A window of Synechococcus sp. MEDNS5 contains these coding sequences:
- a CDS encoding F420-0:Gamma-glutamyl ligase produces the protein MACLLLILLLLGLAIAWIEARHRLRPASPLLLCQSDWSVNQKGASLVMNGWLEISNPHTRMEVMVPELEVHPTLIGSADLRDIVTSIQITPQHPDEDTRADGYWPAYIVKGQKSTKVHVEITLTGDASTPVGERVDTVWVDVQWVNYGPFGRLSRRQGVVVPLRRPAVMAAGQAAFRTGEGCSVLPLKTHLLGPLDDCIEVLRHYAGDLLQKGDILTIGETPVAVIQGRYAHPSTISPGWLARLLCRVFHPTSSLATACGLQTLIDQVGPTRVLLAWLVGSLLKPLGQRGWFYRLAGEQARLIDDITGTTPPYDQTIVLGPQHPERLCEEAAAALGVSVAIVDVNDLGRVKVLASSRGCDQELLHRALKPNPAGNANERTPLVLVRPA, from the coding sequence ATGGCTTGTCTCCTGCTGATTCTCTTGCTGCTGGGGCTGGCAATCGCCTGGATCGAAGCGCGCCATCGACTCCGACCCGCTTCCCCCCTACTGCTGTGTCAAAGCGACTGGTCCGTCAACCAGAAGGGAGCATCTCTGGTCATGAATGGGTGGCTGGAGATCAGCAATCCCCACACGCGCATGGAGGTGATGGTTCCGGAACTTGAGGTCCACCCCACCCTGATCGGCAGTGCCGATCTGCGCGACATCGTTACATCCATCCAGATCACACCGCAGCACCCCGATGAGGACACACGGGCTGATGGCTACTGGCCCGCGTACATCGTGAAGGGTCAGAAAAGCACCAAGGTCCACGTGGAGATCACGCTGACGGGTGACGCATCCACACCTGTTGGCGAGAGGGTGGACACGGTCTGGGTGGACGTGCAGTGGGTGAACTACGGACCCTTCGGACGCTTGAGCCGTCGCCAGGGGGTGGTGGTGCCCCTGCGCCGACCGGCAGTGATGGCAGCCGGTCAGGCTGCATTCCGAACGGGCGAAGGATGCTCGGTGCTGCCGTTGAAGACCCACCTGCTCGGACCTCTTGATGACTGCATTGAGGTGTTGCGTCACTACGCCGGCGATCTGCTTCAGAAGGGCGACATCCTCACGATCGGTGAAACACCAGTGGCGGTGATCCAGGGGCGTTATGCCCATCCCTCCACGATCAGTCCGGGATGGCTGGCTCGACTGCTCTGTCGCGTGTTTCACCCCACCAGCAGCCTGGCCACAGCCTGCGGTCTGCAGACCCTGATCGACCAGGTGGGGCCTACCCGAGTGTTGCTGGCCTGGTTGGTCGGCTCCCTGCTCAAACCATTGGGACAGCGGGGCTGGTTCTATCGCCTGGCTGGAGAACAGGCCCGCCTGATTGACGACATCACCGGAACGACGCCTCCCTATGACCAAACGATCGTGCTGGGGCCCCAGCACCCTGAACGCCTGTGTGAGGAAGCAGCGGCAGCCCTTGGCGTTTCGGTCGCCATCGTGGATGTAAACGATCTCGGACGCGTCAAGGTGCTGGCCTCGAGCCGTGGATGTGATCAAGAACTGCTGCACCGCGCACTCAAACCGAATCCCGCCGGCAATGCCAACGAGCGCACGCCTCTGGTGTTGGTGCGCCCTGCATAA
- a CDS encoding thylakoid membrane photosystem I accumulation factor: MAGFLLRSLSMVLALVLIALPGQAARETDSYDGNIFALYAGNGSLVPPAITLAESQAAGRTSVLVYYLDDSSTSKVFSSSVSELQRVWGNSVDLLPLTTDALQNRGDQGQNDPAHYWKGVVPQVVVLDGSGSVILDAEGQVPLEEINAAISAATGIPAPTGGSTSLSFNELNTEVISR; the protein is encoded by the coding sequence ATGGCTGGGTTCCTGCTTCGCTCCCTTTCGATGGTTCTTGCTTTGGTTCTGATCGCACTCCCTGGACAAGCCGCCAGGGAGACCGACAGCTACGACGGAAACATTTTCGCTCTGTACGCAGGCAACGGATCTCTGGTTCCACCCGCCATAACCCTGGCCGAGTCGCAAGCCGCAGGCCGCACGAGCGTTTTGGTTTACTACCTCGACGACAGCAGCACCAGCAAGGTGTTCTCCTCATCCGTGTCGGAACTCCAGCGCGTCTGGGGCAACAGCGTTGACTTGCTTCCCCTCACCACCGATGCCCTGCAGAATCGCGGTGACCAGGGTCAGAACGACCCTGCCCACTACTGGAAAGGGGTTGTTCCTCAGGTGGTGGTGCTCGACGGCAGTGGTTCAGTGATTCTTGATGCAGAGGGACAGGTGCCCCTCGAAGAGATCAATGCGGCGATCAGTGCTGCGACCGGAATCCCCGCCCCCACAGGCGGAAGCACAAGTCTGAGTTTCAACGAGCTCAACACCGAGGTGATCTCCCGCTGA
- a CDS encoding DUF3685 domain-containing protein, with amino-acid sequence MNVQAREILLFAPDLLGESLAAELSTAEHPLSIRRSSEALESHPDLVIWALPGRSQSLLLDREILQLQQRWTPSPILLVLPSDFSRDPRELLALNCEGVVQDPDLEGLRSAIQRLLQGGRVLAIESSASTADHPVQPVGAASWLLLSGLQQISADLQVIEALLNPPPEQSLLRLLLEGRRRELLSARNLLLWLWGPLQVGLDHAVALSQPKESISLSIRDRNTEAVWEAIQDRLQTAVSGGLGNGTGQLLAIEGLHPERRRDLLLALLQQLHTVLQRLRQEAPAAPLSQQDLRKRWNALQPEVRQQALRSVAGSYVRLPLGEAMQPVADELLKRTDLLRGDEELPDPMTMLAALVQDQPVLVDGQLLPSDDPRALLQLETLISNWLVRTAELIGGELLGVCGEWPELRRYLLDHALISTRELERLRNQLNSQSRWQEWIERPIRLYESRRLLYRLKSGQIEPLLLTEPRDEELKQLQWWQQQVALLVEARDAIAPQVQSLVKRFGDLMVVVLTQVVGRAIGLIGRGIAQGMGRSFGRS; translated from the coding sequence AACTCTCCACCGCTGAGCATCCCCTCAGCATTCGACGCAGCAGTGAGGCGTTAGAGAGCCACCCCGACCTGGTGATCTGGGCGCTCCCGGGACGCAGCCAGTCACTCCTTCTCGACCGGGAGATTCTCCAGCTCCAGCAACGCTGGACTCCTTCGCCAATCCTGCTCGTTCTTCCCTCGGATTTCAGCCGTGATCCCAGGGAGCTTCTAGCTTTGAACTGTGAGGGGGTAGTTCAGGATCCTGATCTTGAGGGTCTGCGTTCCGCCATCCAGCGCCTCTTGCAGGGGGGACGGGTGCTCGCTATCGAATCCAGCGCATCGACGGCTGACCATCCAGTACAGCCTGTCGGCGCTGCCAGTTGGCTGCTATTGAGCGGTCTGCAGCAGATCAGTGCAGATCTGCAGGTCATCGAAGCGCTCTTGAATCCTCCACCCGAGCAATCGCTTCTGCGTTTGCTGCTGGAAGGACGCCGGCGGGAGCTGCTGAGTGCGCGCAATCTGCTGCTGTGGCTCTGGGGGCCTCTTCAGGTGGGTCTTGATCATGCCGTTGCCCTCTCGCAGCCGAAAGAAAGCATCAGTCTCAGCATCAGAGATCGCAACACGGAGGCGGTGTGGGAGGCCATCCAAGACCGACTTCAAACCGCCGTGAGCGGAGGTCTGGGTAATGGCACCGGCCAGTTGCTCGCCATCGAGGGACTGCATCCGGAGCGTCGCCGCGATCTGCTCCTGGCCCTTCTCCAACAACTGCACACCGTGCTGCAGCGCCTCCGGCAAGAAGCCCCCGCAGCCCCCTTGAGCCAGCAGGACCTGAGAAAGCGCTGGAACGCCCTGCAACCGGAAGTCCGTCAGCAAGCGCTACGCAGTGTGGCGGGCAGCTACGTGCGCTTGCCTCTCGGCGAAGCCATGCAGCCGGTTGCGGACGAGCTGCTGAAGCGGACCGATCTATTGCGAGGCGACGAGGAACTTCCAGACCCCATGACCATGCTTGCGGCGTTGGTGCAAGACCAACCCGTTCTTGTGGACGGACAGCTGCTTCCCTCCGATGATCCCAGAGCCTTGCTCCAGCTCGAGACGCTCATCAGTAACTGGCTGGTGCGCACAGCGGAGTTGATCGGGGGCGAGTTACTGGGCGTCTGCGGCGAGTGGCCTGAACTGCGTCGTTATCTGCTTGATCACGCCTTGATTTCCACCCGTGAACTGGAGCGGCTGCGCAACCAGCTCAACAGTCAGTCCCGTTGGCAGGAGTGGATTGAACGACCGATCCGCCTGTACGAAAGTCGCAGACTGCTGTACAGGCTGAAATCAGGCCAGATCGAGCCCCTGCTGCTGACGGAACCGAGGGATGAGGAACTGAAACAGCTGCAGTGGTGGCAACAGCAGGTCGCCCTTCTGGTCGAAGCCCGCGATGCCATCGCCCCCCAGGTGCAGAGTCTGGTGAAACGGTTCGGCGATCTGATGGTGGTGGTTCTCACCCAGGTTGTCGGTCGCGCGATCGGTCTCATTGGCCGGGGCATTGCCCAGGGAATGGGGCGCAGCTTCGGGCGAAGCTGA